GCGACCTCGGTGCTGGTTCGCCTGGTGGGGCTCACCCTCGTCGTCCCGGCGGCCGTGTTCGTGTTGTTGGCCGCCGGATTGCGGCCGCGGGACGGCTGGAAACGTCGGTTGCGTGCCGGAGGCGCCCTCGCGGGGGGTTTCGTGCTCGTGCTTGCCGGGTATGCGGGTTACCACATGGTCTGGACCGGAGTTCCCGCGCTCGGTGGCTCGACTGGCAGCGTCGTGTTCGGTCGCACGGCGATGGTGGCCAAGTGCGACGAGTTGGACCTCACCAAGGCGCAGCGGGTGGTGTGCCCGAAGGAACCGGTGGCCGAGCGCAAGCGCAACGGGATCGACTACTACATCCACTTTTTCCACAACCAGGTCGATGCCGATAAGCTGCCCGAAGACACGAGCTACTCGATCGCGCAACACTCGCTGGCGTTCAAGGTGCTGCGTAGTCAGCCCCTGGACGTCTTCGGAGGTGTGGCCAAGGACTTCCTCAAGGGGTTCGCCCCCATGCGCACCCAGTCGCCGGGGGACGTCCCGCTGTCGAGGTGGCACTTTCAGACCGAGTACCCGCTCTACTTCTCCGAATGGTCCCTGAACGGGTGGCTCGAGTACTACGACAACGGCAGTTACTCGGTCAACGACCGAGCCGCGGGGCTTCTGCGCACCTATCAACAGAGCGGGGGATATACTCCCGGCACTGTCCTTGGTTTGGCGTTGCTCGTTGCTATCGCGGCGATTCTGGGGGTGGGACGAGCCAGCCGGAGCGGGCTCAGAGCGGTGTGTCTGCTTTCGGGAGGGCTGGCTTCGGCCGCACTCTTCACGGCGGCGGCCATGGAGTTCTCCTGGCGATATCAACTTCCCGGACTGGTGCTGCTGCCCCTGGCCGGGGCACTGGGTATCACAGCTATAACCGGCCGCCGAACCGACACGAAGGGTTCCACGACGAACCGGTAGCCGAGATCACGGCCTGAAGGAGCATGAGATGTCGACGACCTTTCCGGACGAGGTCGACCAGGACGCGTTGGCCGATTACGCCACGCGCTACGGCGATCACCGGTTCGCCCCGGTAGTTGTGTTGATCGCCGCCTACAACGAGCAGGACGCCATCCCCTCCGTGCTGGACGGGATGCCCGGGGCGAGCTGCGGTCTGAACGTGGACACCCTGGTCGTGGTGGACGGTGCCACCGACGCCACGGCCGAGGCGGCGGCACGTCACGGTGCCTACACCTGCACGGCTCCGAAGAACCGGGGCCAGGGAGCCGCGTTGCGGCTCGGCTACCGACTGGCTGCCGAGCGTGGGGCACGCTACGTGGTGACCACCGACGCCGACGGGCAGTACGAGATCGAGGAGCTTCCCAGCCTGTTGCGCCCGCTCATCGACGACGAGGCCGACTTCGTGACCGGATCGCGACGTTTGGGCAGCAGCGAGAACCCCCAGTTGTTGCGTCGCATGGGCACTTATGTGTTCGCGTGGCTCGTCAGCGTCATGACCGGCCAGCGCATCACGGACACCTCGTTCGGGTTCCGTGCCATGCGCGTCGAGGTCCCCAACTCGGTGCGCCTGGAGCAGCAGCAGTACCAGTCCTCGGAGTTGTTGGTCGGAGTGTTGGCACGCGGTTACCGCGTTCGGGAGCGTGCCATGACCATGCGGCAGCGAGTCGCGGGGTTCAGCAAGAAGGGCAACAACATGCTCTACGGGTACCGCTACACCAAGGTGGTGCTCGGCACCTGGATGCGTGAGCGCAGGGCCCGGCGCGTGATGCAGGCTTCGGCCGGATCGGCCTCTTCCGACGAACAGGTCAACGAGCCGGCTCGTGCCGCCGGTGACTAGGGAAGACCACCCGATCCATCAGGAAGAACTTGACCACGAACATCAACAGATAGGTCCCCAGATAGGCCCCCCAGACCAGCGTGACTCGTGGGGTGGCGGATTCGGCGAACAGATGCAGGGCAAGAGTTTCAGCGTAGTTGGCGGCTGTTCCGGCGATCAGCACGGTGGCCACCGAGACGGGGAGGAATCGGGCGAGTTCGCCACGCAGCCCACTGCGCCCCCTGCTGCCCCAGGTTCTCCGGTTCAGCAGGAAATTGGGGACGGCTCCTGCCAACCAGCCCAGCACCGTGGACAGGATCGGCATGGAGCTGAGCGAGTAGGAAAGCAGGAACACGAGCTGACTACTGACTGTAGCTACGGCGGAAGCTCCGGCGAAACGGCGGAGCAGTCGCCAGTAGCGACGTGCGCCTCCGGTGGGCTGTTGTGCTTCCGGCCCCGAGGTGGCGGCCACGGTGTGCTCCCTTCCTGTGGGCAGAACGGGGTGTCGGAGTGGACTCCACGAATGTACGGAGATGGCTTCGCCACTGGCCCGTCGGATGAGAGCATGCCATTCGTGGAGGTGAGGTTGGCTGTCACAGGGCGACAGTTAGCCTTTCACATCGGGCACGATCGTGTGAGACGGGTTTTCACTCACGCATGTCGTGCCCGGTGAATTACATTCTGTGGATGCCCGTAGGCAGGGTGTCTCGGAAACGGACCTTGGCAGGTGGCGGACACGATGTCGTCGAACGGCATCGCGGAAGCCGGCATTGTATAGAGGAGAAGAAGGCGTGCGAATCCTCGTCCTCGGTGGGGACGGCTACCTTGGTTGGCCGACCGCTCTGCATCTGTCCGACTGCGGTCACGAGGTGGCCGTAGTAGACAACTTCGCCCGTAGGGCCTACGACCACGAGATGGGCGTGCGTAGCCTGACTCCGGTCGAACCGCTGCAGGTGCGGGTCGATGCCTGGCGGGAGGTTTCCGGCCAGGACATCAAGATGTACTACGGTGATCTCGTCGACGCGGACTTCACCGTCGAGATGATCAGGGACTTCCGTCCCGACACCATCGTGCATTTCGCCGAGCAGCGTGCCGCTCCCTACTCCATGATCGACCGCAAGCACGCGGTCTACACCCAGCACAACAACGTGATCGGCAACCTCAACGTGCTGTTCGCGATCGAGGAAGTCGATCCGAGCATCCACTTGGTCAAGCTCGGCACGATGGGTGAGTACGGCACCCCCAACATCGACATCGAAGAAGGCTGGCTGGAGGTCACCCACAAGGGGCGCACCGACCGGATGCTGTATCCGAAGAAGCCGGGCTCCTTCTACCACCTCAGCAAGGTGCACGACAGCCACAACATCGAGTTCGCCTGCCGTATCTGGGGCCTGCGGGCGACCGACCTGAACCAGGGAGTCGTCTACGGGCAGGAGACTCCGCAGACGGTCAGGGACCCGAGGCTGGCGACCCGGTTCGACTACGACGCCATCTTCGGCACCGTGCTCAACCGGTTCGTGATCCAGGCCGTTCTCGGTCACCCGCTGACGGTCTACGGCACCGGCGGCCAGACGCGCGGCGTCATCGACATCAGGGACACCGTCGAGTGCATCAGGCTGGCCGCTGAGAACCCCGCCGATCCGGGCGAGTTCCGCGTGTTCAACCAGATGACCGAGAGCTTCTCGGTGGAGGAGATCGCCAAGACGGTGGCCAACAACTACCACGGCACCGTCGAGGTGGAGTACCTCGAAAACCCGCGTGTGGAGCAGGACCAGCACTACTACAACGTCGTGCACACCGGGCTGGTCGATCTCGGCCTCGACCCGCACCTGCTGTCCAACACCCTGATCAATTCCCTGTTCGGCGTGGCCGAGCAGTTCAAGGAACGTGTCGACCTCGCTGCCATGCGTCCCACCGTGCAGTGGCGGACGGCGGCCAGCCCGATTCGTACCGAGGGGAACTGACAGCCGCTTACAGCGGTTCACGAGTGGCCGCGGGGATTACCGGCTCCGGGCGGGACGAGCCGAGCTCGCGGCCACTCCGCTGATCAGTGTTCCTATCGCGAGTCCCAGCAACACGTTCAACACGCACGTGGCGATTTGTGTTTCCAGCGTCGCCGTGGTGGTGAACGGTCGTACAGCCACCGCGACCGTCGCGAGGGCGACTATCCAGCCGAAGAAGATCGTCGGTCGCGGTGTGCTCAGCAGCAGCAGGTGCATCAGCCCGGTCGCGAGCAGTGCCGCCACGGCCGCGAGCAAACACATCCAGACCGTACTGACGTCACCGAGCGTGCCGTAGCGCGACGGCCCGAGCACGGGGATCCGAAGGACCCCGCGAGCGATCACCAGCCCTACCAGGGCGACCAGCAGCGCGACGAGAGCCGTGGCCGCTCCTCCTGTCCACAGCTGACGCACGTTGATCCCCGGACGACCGGAGCCGCCACCCGTCGGTCGAGTCTCCTCCTCGGGCACCGGCACCCTCCCGACAGCGACGAAACCGGGCAACGACAGTCGATGTTCGCGGCAGGTGCGGTACACCGCAACGCCTGTCCCGCTTCCTCACTCCAACGAGTGGTCGTGTCTCGGATGTCCCCGAGCCGGTCCGCTGAGGGGTGGGGCAGTGGGAGGCGGGGAAACGAGCGCAGCCGGGAAAAGAACACTTTTTCGCATACTGTGACGTTCCGGGTGTCGTGCGGCGTCACGCGTCGTTTCCCGGGGCGTACCTCGCATTCGCGTGTCGGACATCACTTTGGCGGCTTGTTTGCTTTAACGTAGCCCCCGATGTGTTCATTCGATCATTTATCCGGTGGGCTACATTGCCGCTTTTCGCGATCTCGGAGAGATCGCGATTCCGGAGGTTCTTGATCCGGAATGAGTCGACAACGTGGATCTTACCCACTTCTTTCTTGTGGCTTTACCAGGGACTTCGTCGAGAAAGCCGCTCACGGATCCCGTGGTCCCCCTGGATCGGCCCGCGCTGCCCCGTGTCGTAGTCGGAGGCGCGGTGAGCCAAGTATGCGTTTGGTTGCAGCGTTATCGGAGTGCAATCCGCTTATGAACACATAGAGTGCTTGCATGCGTGGCACCTGTGCTTCTGCTCTGCATCCAAAGGGTGAGAGCTTGAAGCTTTGGATACATAAAGCTACGTTGCAGCCGGTACGTCACGGTTCGGTCACGACGCACTTCGACCCCCGAGGAGTGCACCCGACCCCCGACGGGATGTGTCCGAACCTCCCCGAGACGGAAAGGCGAGCATGGCCGACAAGCATGACGAGGACGGTCGCAACAAGTTCTCCGCCCTCAAGTCACGTATCCCCGAATCCCTTCGCAATTCGTTTTCGAGTTCCGGGCACAACCCGGCCCGTAACAAGATTCTTGCCGGCGTGGTCGCCGCAGGAGCTTTCGTCGCGGTCGGATCTCCGCTGGTCGCGGTGACCAACGAGGACGGCGGAGGATCGCAGAACCGTGATGTCGCTCCGGTGGCGGAACAACGTCCCCTGAGCGCGGCCGTCAACGGCACCCCCGAATCCCCCGAGTCCGTGAAGCTGCCCAGTGGTGAGTCGAACGGCGACGACGGGGAGAAGCAGAACCTGGACAAGAGCAAGCAGGTGCGCCAGCAGCGTGCCGCCGAGAAGGCGAAGCAGGCCGAGGCGGAGCGCAAGGCGGAACAGGAAGAGGCCGTCCAGCAGCAGGCCGCGAAGAAGAAGGAACTCGCCCGTCAGGCCGAGCAGCAGGACGCCGACCAGCAGGACAAGGCGGACAAGCAGGAGGAGCAGCCGCAGGCCAAGGCCGCTCCGAAGGCGGCCGAGGCACCTGATTCCACACCGAACAAGCTGGTCGAGAAAGGGTTCCTCACCTCGGGCTTCCACACCCGCGGTGGTACGCACGCCGGTATCGACATCGGAGCCGACACGGGAACACCGATCTACGCTCCGCAAGCGGGTACCGTGATCAGTTCCGGTCCCGCCAGCGGATTCGGTATGTGGGTCCGCGTGCAGCACGATAACGGCGAGGTCACCGTCTACGGTCACATCAACAGCTCGCAGGTCAGCGTCGGCCAGCGAGTCGAGGCCGGACAACAGATCGCCACCGTCGGCAGTCGCGGACAGTCGACCGGGCCGCACCTGCACTTCGAGGTCCGTGTCGGCCCCGGGGCGCAGGAGCTCAACCCGATTCCGTGGTTGCAGCAGCGAGGCCTGAACCTCGGCTGACGCCCACGGCGAGTCGTTGCCGGGGGACCGTGCTCCCCCCGACGCCGGTTCCCCGGCAACTTTCCAACCGAATGCTCCCGGGATCGGACCACGGGACACGAGCAGCGGTACTCGGGCGGGCACCCGTTCCCGAGACGGGCGGTAGGTTCCGTCCCCGCACCGCCGCGTGGAGCGAGGCGCGAAAAGCCTGCCGGGACCGGGACGTGGAACGGGGCCGCTCAGTTCGAGCGGCCCCGTCCTCGTGGAATGCCCGCACGAGCGCGAGCGAGGGGTTTCCGAACCCCGGCGGAGGCACTGGTGTTTCCCGGGCGGGTCGTTGACCGGGACGGGGGCTCCCAGATGGGGCCGAGGCACCCCGATCAGCCGGCTCCGCCGCGGGGCTCCCGCGTGTGTTCTCCCGACGACCCCGATGTTGTGTGGGCCGTTCCCCGCCGTCGGGGAAGCAGCTCACCAGCCCGCGGGGGCTCCGCCGAGTAGCCGGCCACGACGGGGAAGCACGGAAGGCACCGGTCAGTCCTTCACCGGCTCGGGGGGCACGTCCACCTCTATGCGCTCCCGCAGCCAGCTCAAGGTACGTGCGAGCAGGCGTGACACGTGCATCTGGGAGATACCGATCTGCTCGGCGATCTGGGTCTGCGTCATCGACTTGAAGAAACGCAGCACCAGGATGCGTCGTTCCCGCTCGCCGAGTTCCTCGAGCAGGGGGCGGATCGCGGCGCGATTCTCCACCTCGTCCAGCTCGGTGTCGGAAGAACCGATGGCATCGCCGAGCGGTATCTCGTCGGTGTCGCTGAGCAGCTCGTCGAGGGAACTGCTCCGGTAGGCGTTGCCCGCCTCCAGACCTTGGTGAACCTCGTCCCTGCTGATACCGAGATGACCGGCTATTTCGCTGGGAGTGGGGGCTCTGCCCAGGTTCTGCGAGAGCGTGGAGATCGCCGAGGAAATGGACAGATGCCTTTCCTGCAGGCGTCGTGGTACTCGTACCGTCCAGCCGGTGTCCCGGAAATGGCGCCGCACTTCGCCCATGATGGTGGGAACGGCGTAAGAGAGGAAATCGACACCCCGTTGCGGGTCGAATCGATCCACGGCGTTGATCAGGCCGAGGGTGGCCACCTGGATGAGGTCCTCCTGAGCCTCACCCCGGTTGCTGAACCTCCGCGCTATGTGCTGTGCGATGGGCAGGTGTTCGGTCACCAACCTGTCCCGCAGCTCGGCGTAGCGCCGATCCGCTTTGTCCAACCCCGCGAACTCGACGAATAACGGGGTCAGTTCCTCATAGTTCTGACCTCGGTAGGCGTGCTCGGAGTCCGCCTGCGTCACTCGTGGACCATCCGTCCCTTACTCAGCTGTATACGCACGACGTGCCCGTCAGCGTGCTCTTCCGATTCCTGGACCGAGGATGCCACGTTGTCCGACAACGCGCTCAGTACACGCCAGCTGAACGTGTTCTTGCGCGGTCCGGAGGCATCCGGACTGTTCACCTCGGCGGTGAACTCCAGTACGTCGTTCTCGGTCCGGAAACGTCCCACCAGCTGACTCTGCTCAGCGGCGATACGGATCAGCGACGAACAGGCCTCGTCCACGGCCAGTCGCAGGTCGGCGATGGTGTCGACGTCGAAGTCGGCACGCATGGCCAGGTCACCGACCACGGCGCGCATGACGGGAAGTTGTTCGGGATCGGCCATGACCCGTACTTCGACCACGTGCGGGTCTCCGTCCGTGCTCGGTGCTTGCGGGTTCGGCGCGGAACTTTCCACAGATGCCTGGTGGCGATCCGGCTGGGATGCTGACACGCGGACTCCTCGTTCCAACCTCATGCGAGACCACCGCACATCGAATCAGAGGGACGAGATCGTCCAATATCTCGGGGGTGCGATCGTGGGGAGGACGCCTTGTGCCACGGCTCGAGCAGAGACCGTGAACGGAACTGAACGCTCATAGCCGCCTGGTACCCGACAACGAAGCATTGCAAACGGATGTTCGTCGTTGCGGGCCAGGCGGCTGAGGCTGTGTTTCGTCCGGTTGTGGGGTTCGGGCCCCGGCCGCTTTCGCGCCGCGGGGCCCGTCAGCTCCCGCGGGTCAGACCAGGGTGCTCCAGTAGGTCCAGAACGCCTCCAGGATCAGGCCGATGACGAGCAGGTACCACAGCACCAGTACCACGGTGTGAACCCGGGCCACGCCCAGTACCAGCGGTCTGGCCGGGCCGACGGGGAGGTTCCTTCTTTCCAGGTTGTGCAGCGTGGTGTACCAGAACACCGCTATGGTCACCACCCACACCACCATGCAGTACGGGCACAGTGCGTGGATCTCGTAGAGGCTCTGCCAGATCAACCAGTGCACGAAGACGACGCCGAAGAGCGTCCCCAGCTGCATGCCGATCCAGTACCAGCGCGGCGGCCGGAAACCGGACAGTAGCGCGACACCGGTCGTGGTCACGATCGCGAAGGCGGCCACGCCGATCAGGGGGTTGG
This genomic stretch from Actinopolyspora halophila DSM 43834 harbors:
- a CDS encoding glycosyltransferase family 2 protein; the encoded protein is MSTTFPDEVDQDALADYATRYGDHRFAPVVVLIAAYNEQDAIPSVLDGMPGASCGLNVDTLVVVDGATDATAEAAARHGAYTCTAPKNRGQGAALRLGYRLAAERGARYVVTTDADGQYEIEELPSLLRPLIDDEADFVTGSRRLGSSENPQLLRRMGTYVFAWLVSVMTGQRITDTSFGFRAMRVEVPNSVRLEQQQYQSSELLVGVLARGYRVRERAMTMRQRVAGFSKKGNNMLYGYRYTKVVLGTWMRERRARRVMQASAGSASSDEQVNEPARAAGD
- a CDS encoding GtrA family protein — translated: MAATSGPEAQQPTGGARRYWRLLRRFAGASAVATVSSQLVFLLSYSLSSMPILSTVLGWLAGAVPNFLLNRRTWGSRGRSGLRGELARFLPVSVATVLIAGTAANYAETLALHLFAESATPRVTLVWGAYLGTYLLMFVVKFFLMDRVVFPSHRRHEPAR
- a CDS encoding NAD-dependent epimerase/dehydratase family protein, translated to MRILVLGGDGYLGWPTALHLSDCGHEVAVVDNFARRAYDHEMGVRSLTPVEPLQVRVDAWREVSGQDIKMYYGDLVDADFTVEMIRDFRPDTIVHFAEQRAAPYSMIDRKHAVYTQHNNVIGNLNVLFAIEEVDPSIHLVKLGTMGEYGTPNIDIEEGWLEVTHKGRTDRMLYPKKPGSFYHLSKVHDSHNIEFACRIWGLRATDLNQGVVYGQETPQTVRDPRLATRFDYDAIFGTVLNRFVIQAVLGHPLTVYGTGGQTRGVIDIRDTVECIRLAAENPADPGEFRVFNQMTESFSVEEIAKTVANNYHGTVEVEYLENPRVEQDQHYYNVVHTGLVDLGLDPHLLSNTLINSLFGVAEQFKERVDLAAMRPTVQWRTAASPIRTEGN
- a CDS encoding DUF6069 family protein; this translates as MPEEETRPTGGGSGRPGINVRQLWTGGAATALVALLVALVGLVIARGVLRIPVLGPSRYGTLGDVSTVWMCLLAAVAALLATGLMHLLLLSTPRPTIFFGWIVALATVAVAVRPFTTTATLETQIATCVLNVLLGLAIGTLISGVAASSARPARSR
- a CDS encoding M23 family metallopeptidase, whose product is MADKHDEDGRNKFSALKSRIPESLRNSFSSSGHNPARNKILAGVVAAGAFVAVGSPLVAVTNEDGGGSQNRDVAPVAEQRPLSAAVNGTPESPESVKLPSGESNGDDGEKQNLDKSKQVRQQRAAEKAKQAEAERKAEQEEAVQQQAAKKKELARQAEQQDADQQDKADKQEEQPQAKAAPKAAEAPDSTPNKLVEKGFLTSGFHTRGGTHAGIDIGADTGTPIYAPQAGTVISSGPASGFGMWVRVQHDNGEVTVYGHINSSQVSVGQRVEAGQQIATVGSRGQSTGPHLHFEVRVGPGAQELNPIPWLQQRGLNLG
- a CDS encoding SigB/SigF/SigG family RNA polymerase sigma factor translates to MTQADSEHAYRGQNYEELTPLFVEFAGLDKADRRYAELRDRLVTEHLPIAQHIARRFSNRGEAQEDLIQVATLGLINAVDRFDPQRGVDFLSYAVPTIMGEVRRHFRDTGWTVRVPRRLQERHLSISSAISTLSQNLGRAPTPSEIAGHLGISRDEVHQGLEAGNAYRSSSLDELLSDTDEIPLGDAIGSSDTELDEVENRAAIRPLLEELGERERRILVLRFFKSMTQTQIAEQIGISQMHVSRLLARTLSWLRERIEVDVPPEPVKD
- a CDS encoding ATP-binding protein; this translates as MSASQPDRHQASVESSAPNPQAPSTDGDPHVVEVRVMADPEQLPVMRAVVGDLAMRADFDVDTIADLRLAVDEACSSLIRIAAEQSQLVGRFRTENDVLEFTAEVNSPDASGPRKNTFSWRVLSALSDNVASSVQESEEHADGHVVRIQLSKGRMVHE
- a CDS encoding vitamin K epoxide reductase family protein, giving the protein MTATAETTQHGGPGSPTEHSEPPLFGRGLGWLYLLGGGIGFIAAFALSVEEYLSLLNPDYVTSCSINPVVSCGSVMESDQATAFGFPNPLIGVAAFAIVTTTGVALLSGFRPPRWYWIGMQLGTLFGVVFVHWLIWQSLYEIHALCPYCMVVWVVTIAVFWYTTLHNLERRNLPVGPARPLVLGVARVHTVVLVLWYLLVIGLILEAFWTYWSTLV